In the genome of Bacillota bacterium, the window TCTATGATTATCAATCCAGATTGACAAGAAGCAGACAAGCTATCTTATTTAACCACTATTACGGGCTGTTTAGCCAGTTGAAGAACCTTATGGCAGATTCCCCCGAGCACCAGTTCCTGAATGGCGCCCGTACCCCTACTGCCCATTACGATTACGTCGGGCTGCTTCTCTTCGGCGTAGTCGATGATTGAAGTCACGGGATCGCCGGTGAGAACAACCGTTTCAACGTCGGCGCCGCTTTCCGCCAGCGCGCTTTTAGCCTTTTCCAGACCGCCGGCCACTCCTTGCTTGGCCTTGGTGATGGCTTCCTCCTGTTTCTCTTCGGATAAGGTTAAAAAACCCCAGGCCCCTGTTTTCCAGAACTCTACAATCTGCAAGACTGTAACCTGAACCCCGGAATCCAGGCGCGCCAGTCTTCCCCCGAAATTCACCGCCCGCATCGCGTTCTCGGAACCGTCAAAGAGAACCAGAACCTTCATAACACCCGCCCTCCTTTGAATAATTTATGCACTTGTTCGGCGTAAGTTTTCTTTTTCCTGCTGTGAAAGTGAATATTTTCACTAAAATTTTTGTTTTTTCTTCGCCTATTCGCCCCGTTCGTCAGCTGGAAGCTCAAGATCGAGGCCATGCTCTTTGATCTTTGCGTAAAGGGTGCGCCGGTTTATCCCCAGCACCTGGGCGGTCTTCGTGCGGTTGTAATGGTGTTCCTGAAGCGCGCGAAGGATTATGTTGCGCTCCACGTCGCATAGGATCTCCTGCAGCGTTTGTCCCGTCCACTTCTCCTCGGCGTTTGCCACCCTAAAGTCCGGGTGCAGGGAGGTGGGGATATCCTCCGGGGTGATTACCATCCCTCGGGTTAAAACCACGGCGCGCTCACAAATGTTTCTCAGTTCACGGACATTACCCGGCCAATCATATGCCTCAAGGAGTTGGAGAGCCTCGTCCGAGACCCCCTTCACCGGTTTTTCAAGTTTTGTAGACGCCTGTTGAATAAAGTATTTTACAAACAGCTGGATGTCCTCTTTCCGCTCCCGCAGCGGCGGTACCCGTATGGTCACTACGTTTAAGCGGTAGAAGAGGTCCGCCCTGAATGCACCCTCACATACCATTTCCGACAGATCCCGGTTCGTCGCCACTATGATCCGCGCATCCACCTTGATGGTCTTCGTGCCGCCCACACGGTCCAATTCCTTCTCCTGAAGCACCCGCAAGAGCTTGGCCTGCATCGCGAGCGGGATTTCACCGATTTCGTCGAGGAACAGCGTACCGCCGTGCGCAAGCTCAAACTTCCCCAGTTTCCGGCCGGCGGCACCGGTGAAAGCGCCTTTTTCGTACCCGAAGAGCTCGCTTTCCAAAAGATTTTCCGGTATCGCAGCGCAATTGATCCGGACGAAGGGGCCCTCCTTGCGCCTGCTGTTCCGATGGATCGCCCCGGCCACAAGCTCTTTCCCGGTACCGGTTTCACCCACGATCAGAATGGTATAGTCGGTATCGGCAAACTTACCGATCTGCTTATATACCTCGTGCATGGCGGCGGAACGCCCTATCAGCTCCTCTATCCTTTCCCCCGGCGCCTTTCCGGCGAGCTCCTGCCTCAGGGCTTTCATCTCCCGCGCCATCTGGTCGACCTTGACCGCCTTTTTAACCGTAAGGACGACCTCATCGATGTTAAAAGGTTTGAGAACATAGTCAAAGGCCCCCAGTTTCATGGCCTGGATCGCGGTATCGGTTGTCCCGTAAGCCGTCATCACTATCACCGGAACGTTGTATCCTTCAAACCGGACCTTGGCGAAAAACTCCAGGCCGTCGATGTCAGGCATCCTTACGTCGACCATAACGGCGTTGATCTCTTGGCCCCCGTAAAGGATTTCCAGTGCCTCTGAAGCATGCAACGCTACGGAAACCTTATAACCTTCCGATTCCAAAAGGTCGTGCAACATCCGGCAGACGCTTTCTTCATCGTCAACCACCAGTATCCGCAGCATTTTCCACCACCTCCTCCACCCTGGGAATGCACACCCGCATTATGGTACCGGACCCCACCCTGCTTTTAACATCAATATATCCCCCGTGCGCCTCGACGATCTCGTGGGCCAGCGCCAACCCCAGGCCGCTTCCCCGAGCCTTGGTGGTAAAAAACGGGTCAAAAATGCGCGAAAGGTTTTCCGGCGGGATCCCGCAGCCGGTATCGGCCACGGTAACCACAACATACCGGTTGTCGGGGCTCGGTCCCGTTTTCACCCGTACAACACCTCCCTCGGGCATCGCGTGATAAGCATTATAAATGATATTCGTCAAAACTTGCTGCATTTGCTCCGGGTCCACTTTTGCCGGCGGCAGGTCGCTCATCAGCCTGGTGTGAACCTCTACTCTACTGCCATATGCCTCGCCTACGAACTGCAAAACCCGCTCCACCAGGAGGTTAAGGTTGTAAGGCTGAAACTTTGACTCCGCCGGTCTCGCGAAAAAAAGAAGTTTATCCACGATGGCGTTAAGGCGCATCGTTTCCTGGGCCACCGTGGAAAGTGCTTCCGGCGTTGTCTTGCCGCGCCGCTGCCAGATTTGGATATAACCGCTGATCGAGGTAAGGGGGTTGCGGATCTCATGGGCTACACCCGCCACAAACTTTCCGAGAGCCGCCAGGCGTTCCTGCCGTTTCATACGCTCTTCCAGATGGTTGCGTTCGGTTACGTCCTTGAAGGTAAGCACCGCGCCTATAAGGTTCCCCGCCTGGTTGGTCAGTGGATTGCTTCCTACGATGAGTTCCCGTTCCCCGTCGGAGAAGGCCGGTTTCTCAGAAACCGGGTCGCTGCCCTGAGCCGTCGCGGCCAGCGCCGGGTATCTAACTGTAAAATCGGTGACCGTCTCCCGGTCGGAAAGCGCCCGCTTCAGAACCGAACGGATTGGGTCATCCTCCGGAAAGACCTTCCCGAAATACTGTCCCAGGACTTCCTCCGGGACGAGACCGAGAATTTCCGCCGCGTTCGGGTTAACCATAACCAGGCGCCCTTTCAGATCTGTCGCCAGAACCCCCGCGTCTACATTATCCAGAATGACCTCGTTGTAACTGCGCATCTGTTCCAGCCGTCCGGCAAGGTGGTTGACGGCCGTGGCGATTTCGCCCAACTCACCGAAAGCGGGAGGAAGCCGGTAACTCAGGTCCCCTTCGAGGTTGGCCAAACCTTCCTTCACCCGGCTGATAACCTCCAGGAACCGGTTCAGCAGGAAGAAAAAGCCGCCCACACCGATAATAATTCCGGCAAAGATGGTAAGATAGGCCTCACGGCGCATCCTGCCCAGGCGCTGGTAAACATCCCTTGCGTTTTCCTGCGCCACCACCGCTCCTATCACCTTTCCCCCGCGGATTAACGGCCGGTAGATCTCTATAAGTCCTGAACCTCCCAGGCCGACCACGTTCTTTTGCGGCTGTTTGGATTTGATAGTTTGCTCAATATCCGTCTTGCGGCGCATGGAGAAGTTTTCCCCGTAGGTTTCCGTCTTGCCGTTAATAATCACGTCCAGCTCGAGAGAGTAAAAACCAAGTTCAACACCCGGAAAATCCACGGATACCGAATCCAATACAGGCTTTAACTCGTTATTGAGCACCTTAACTTTATCCCTGTTCCGCGCGTTCGCCGGCACATGTTTTTCTTCGAGGATATTATCGAACGTGTTCTGAAACCGCTGGTCAAGAACGTACAACGCGT includes:
- the atoS gene encoding two-component system sensor histidine kinase AtoS is translated as MRGKLGFSRQLLLFTIILLGFPSLLSFYMLHVVQRAEHGMVEGDQAKLEHALYVLDQRFQNTFDNILEEKHVPANARNRDKVKVLNNELKPVLDSVSVDFPGVELGFYSLELDVIINGKTETYGENFSMRRKTDIEQTIKSKQPQKNVVGLGGSGLIEIYRPLIRGGKVIGAVVAQENARDVYQRLGRMRREAYLTIFAGIIIGVGGFFFLLNRFLEVISRVKEGLANLEGDLSYRLPPAFGELGEIATAVNHLAGRLEQMRSYNEVILDNVDAGVLATDLKGRLVMVNPNAAEILGLVPEEVLGQYFGKVFPEDDPIRSVLKRALSDRETVTDFTVRYPALAATAQGSDPVSEKPAFSDGERELIVGSNPLTNQAGNLIGAVLTFKDVTERNHLEERMKRQERLAALGKFVAGVAHEIRNPLTSISGYIQIWQRRGKTTPEALSTVAQETMRLNAIVDKLLFFARPAESKFQPYNLNLLVERVLQFVGEAYGSRVEVHTRLMSDLPPAKVDPEQMQQVLTNIIYNAYHAMPEGGVVRVKTGPSPDNRYVVVTVADTGCGIPPENLSRIFDPFFTTKARGSGLGLALAHEIVEAHGGYIDVKSRVGSGTIMRVCIPRVEEVVENAADTGG
- a CDS encoding universal stress protein: MKVLVLFDGSENAMRAVNFGGRLARLDSGVQVTVLQIVEFWKTGAWGFLTLSEEKQEEAITKAKQGVAGGLEKAKSALAESGADVETVVLTGDPVTSIIDYAEEKQPDVIVMGSRGTGAIQELVLGGICHKVLQLAKQPVIVVK
- a CDS encoding sigma-54 dependent transcriptional regulator, with amino-acid sequence MLRILVVDDEESVCRMLHDLLESEGYKVSVALHASEALEILYGGQEINAVMVDVRMPDIDGLEFFAKVRFEGYNVPVIVMTAYGTTDTAIQAMKLGAFDYVLKPFNIDEVVLTVKKAVKVDQMAREMKALRQELAGKAPGERIEELIGRSAAMHEVYKQIGKFADTDYTILIVGETGTGKELVAGAIHRNSRRKEGPFVRINCAAIPENLLESELFGYEKGAFTGAAGRKLGKFELAHGGTLFLDEIGEIPLAMQAKLLRVLQEKELDRVGGTKTIKVDARIIVATNRDLSEMVCEGAFRADLFYRLNVVTIRVPPLRERKEDIQLFVKYFIQQASTKLEKPVKGVSDEALQLLEAYDWPGNVRELRNICERAVVLTRGMVITPEDIPTSLHPDFRVANAEEKWTGQTLQEILCDVERNIILRALQEHHYNRTKTAQVLGINRRTLYAKIKEHGLDLELPADERGE